The following are encoded in a window of Sutcliffiella horikoshii genomic DNA:
- the nfsA gene encoding oxygen-insensitive NADPH nitroreductase, translated as MNQTIETILSHRSVRKFEDKSLSEEQIKTIVKSAQAASTSSFIQAYSIIGVKDKAKKKRLAELSGNQSYVEDNGHFFVFCADFHRHALIGEMEGTDVTSSIESTEKFMVAVIDASLAAQNASVAAESMGLGICYIGGLRTNIEEVAELLKMPANTIPLFGLTVGYPAQDTGVKPRLPMENVYHEEEYQQDEQVFKAQLEDYNREISGYYHERTQGKRSDTWTSQMAGMLKEPKRMHMKGFVEKQGFAKK; from the coding sequence GTGAATCAGACTATTGAAACCATACTTTCGCATCGCTCCGTACGAAAATTTGAAGATAAAAGCTTATCAGAGGAACAGATAAAAACAATCGTAAAAAGCGCTCAGGCAGCTTCCACGTCAAGCTTTATTCAAGCCTATTCCATTATAGGTGTAAAAGATAAGGCCAAGAAAAAACGGTTGGCTGAACTTTCCGGAAATCAATCCTATGTAGAGGATAACGGGCATTTCTTCGTGTTCTGCGCGGATTTCCACCGCCATGCACTAATTGGTGAAATGGAAGGAACAGATGTCACATCTTCCATTGAGAGTACGGAAAAATTCATGGTGGCAGTCATTGATGCATCGCTTGCCGCACAGAATGCTTCTGTTGCTGCAGAGTCTATGGGCCTTGGCATCTGTTATATCGGGGGACTTCGTACGAATATTGAAGAAGTGGCAGAGCTCTTGAAGATGCCGGCCAATACGATTCCTTTATTCGGCCTTACGGTAGGCTATCCCGCTCAAGATACAGGTGTGAAACCGCGTTTGCCGATGGAGAACGTGTACCATGAAGAGGAATATCAACAGGATGAACAGGTTTTTAAAGCGCAATTGGAAGACTACAATCGAGAGATTTCAGGCTACTATCATGAGCGTACCCAAGGAAAGCGTTCCGACACATGGACGAGTCAGATGGCAGGTATGCTGAAAGAACCGAAGCGTATGCATATGAAGGGGTTTGTGGAAAAGCAGGGATTTGCGAAAAAGTAA
- a CDS encoding TetR/AcrR family transcriptional regulator yields MGNQEEKKMSEKHRKILEAAIDTFAEKGYAATSTNEIAKKAGVAEGTIFRHYKTKKELLLSIVSPTVAKFVAPHFVKSFSKEVLEGEYDSYEEFLRKLAYNRYEFIKQNFPILKIFIQEVAFHEEFQKPYFNLFKDVILPNFTKVVVHFQDKGELKKLPPETIIRFTISTIAGTIFTQRFLDQKQDFNQELEEAISFLMDGLSPGQK; encoded by the coding sequence ATGGGCAATCAAGAAGAGAAAAAAATGAGCGAAAAACACCGTAAAATACTGGAGGCAGCCATTGATACTTTTGCAGAGAAAGGGTATGCGGCTACTTCCACCAATGAAATAGCAAAAAAGGCCGGAGTGGCAGAGGGGACCATATTCAGACATTACAAAACGAAGAAGGAATTGCTCCTTTCCATCGTTTCTCCAACGGTTGCGAAGTTTGTCGCACCGCATTTCGTGAAATCCTTCTCCAAGGAAGTATTGGAGGGTGAGTATGACAGCTACGAGGAGTTCCTAAGAAAACTGGCATACAATCGCTATGAATTTATTAAACAGAATTTCCCGATTTTGAAAATTTTCATCCAGGAAGTCGCGTTCCATGAAGAGTTTCAAAAGCCATATTTCAACCTCTTCAAAGACGTTATCCTGCCAAACTTTACAAAAGTAGTGGTGCATTTTCAAGATAAAGGAGAGTTGAAAAAGCTTCCTCCTGAAACAATTATCCGCTTTACAATATCAACTATTGCCGGAACAATATTTACTCAACGATTTCTTGATCAAAAACAGGATTTTAATCAAGAATTAGAAGAGGCTATTTCCTTCTTAATGGATGGGCTAAGTCCCGGTCAAAAATAA
- a CDS encoding ABC transporter permease, with translation MRVTAVIIRILRQFFRDKRTLGLMIIAPMLILALMNVVFTDQEPNIEIGVVEEVQSLVQHMEDENMQLIVVDSEEEGWERITQSEIHALLTQEKIVLEGSDPSVNKAILLKLQKFSQPVENKELPYEVEYAYGSESMEMFDNIGPFLIVFFVFFFVFLIAGVSFLRERTSGTLERLMATPIKRWELVMGYVAGFGIFTLIQSSIIVFFTIYILDIQMAGNILSILFVTFTVAITALTLGTLLSAYARNELQMIQFIPLVVVPQVFFSGLFSIEAMPSWLQKVSLVMPLTYAGEAMKDIMIRGKGIEEIFSYILLLFGFSLLFIVLNIKALKKYRPT, from the coding sequence ATGAGAGTAACTGCTGTGATCATACGAATTTTACGTCAGTTTTTCCGAGATAAAAGAACACTAGGCCTTATGATTATTGCACCAATGCTCATTTTGGCTTTAATGAATGTGGTGTTCACAGACCAGGAACCAAATATTGAAATTGGAGTGGTGGAAGAGGTTCAATCACTCGTGCAACATATGGAAGATGAAAATATGCAATTAATAGTAGTCGACAGTGAAGAGGAGGGCTGGGAAAGAATAACTCAGTCGGAAATCCATGCGCTTCTTACACAGGAAAAAATAGTGTTAGAGGGAAGCGATCCGTCTGTGAATAAAGCGATCCTGCTCAAGCTGCAGAAGTTTAGCCAGCCTGTCGAAAACAAGGAACTACCATATGAAGTAGAGTATGCATATGGATCAGAGTCAATGGAGATGTTTGATAATATCGGTCCGTTTCTTATCGTCTTCTTCGTTTTCTTTTTTGTCTTTTTGATTGCGGGAGTATCCTTTCTTCGCGAACGGACCAGTGGAACTTTAGAAAGGCTGATGGCCACACCAATCAAAAGGTGGGAGCTTGTAATGGGGTATGTAGCGGGTTTTGGAATATTTACGCTCATCCAGTCTAGCATCATTGTCTTTTTTACTATTTACATTCTAGATATTCAAATGGCAGGAAATATCCTATCCATCCTATTTGTTACCTTTACAGTCGCGATCACAGCGTTGACACTAGGAACCTTGTTGTCTGCATATGCAAGAAATGAGTTACAAATGATTCAATTCATTCCCCTGGTTGTCGTTCCACAAGTGTTCTTTTCTGGCTTGTTTTCGATTGAAGCTATGCCTTCCTGGCTCCAAAAAGTAAGTTTAGTGATGCCTTTAACCTATGCAGGAGAAGCAATGAAGGATATCATGATTAGAGGGAAAGGAATAGAAGAGATTTTCAGCTATATTCTATTGCTATTTGGATTCTCTCTTTTATTTATCGTATTAAACATTAAAGCTTTGAAAAAATACAGACCGACCTAA
- the ccmA gene encoding heme ABC exporter ATP-binding protein CcmA, giving the protein MNNEVCKVSNLSISFGKQEVLKDINLSINKGEVFGFLGPSGAGKTTLVKAIAGLQPINNGEVEVLTRKMPTLSLSEKIGYMAQSDALYQDLTALENLQFFSSLYKLNRIDRKKRIHEVMELVNLSEHLHKPVQQFSGGMKRRLSLAISLIHNPEILILDEPTVGIDPLLRKSIWQELKALSQSGTTVIVTTHVMDEAEKCDRLAMIREGKLLAVGSTEDLQRKTGTTSMEDAFLTFGGATV; this is encoded by the coding sequence ATGAACAATGAAGTTTGCAAAGTATCTAATCTATCTATTTCTTTTGGAAAGCAAGAAGTGTTGAAAGATATCAATTTATCTATTAATAAAGGAGAAGTCTTTGGTTTTTTAGGTCCATCAGGAGCAGGGAAAACAACGCTTGTGAAAGCAATCGCTGGCCTTCAGCCTATTAATAATGGGGAGGTAGAGGTGCTTACACGTAAGATGCCTACTTTATCACTCTCTGAGAAAATTGGGTATATGGCGCAGTCAGATGCTCTGTACCAAGATTTGACTGCCCTGGAGAACCTCCAATTTTTTTCATCTCTTTATAAATTAAATAGAATCGATAGGAAGAAGCGAATCCATGAAGTGATGGAGCTTGTGAACCTCAGTGAGCATCTCCATAAACCTGTGCAGCAATTCTCAGGGGGGATGAAACGTAGACTTTCACTTGCCATATCACTAATTCACAACCCGGAGATTCTTATTTTAGATGAACCCACTGTAGGTATTGATCCTCTCCTTAGGAAATCTATTTGGCAGGAACTTAAGGCACTCAGTCAATCAGGAACCACCGTAATTGTTACTACACATGTAATGGATGAAGCAGAAAAATGTGATCGCCTAGCAATGATAAGAGAGGGGAAACTGCTAGCGGTAGGAAGTACAGAAGATCTGCAAAGAAAGACAGGCACAACTAGCATGGAAGATGCATTTTTGACTTTTGGGGGTGCGACCGTATGA
- a CDS encoding short-chain fatty acid transporter produces the protein MQRYLPDPFLFVIILTLVVFGLGLIFTDSSPADMVQHWGGGFWGLLAFSMQMVLVLVTGHVLASSPIFKRFLGALASTAKTPGSAIIIVTVVSIIASWINWGFGLVIGALFAKELAKRVENVDYRLLIASAYSGFIVWHGGFSGSIPLTIATEGHFAEDMIGVISTDQTIFAPFNLIILAALFVTLPILNRLMMPSKDETITVDPAVLEDASSLQAATVETSAMTPAERLENSWVLSLIVSVLGLVFLFYYFAGNGFKLNLDIVNFLFLFLGILFHWRPKYFLEAVTNAVKGASGIIIQFPFYAGIMGMMTLSGLAAVMSEAFVNISNEHTFHFFAFLSAGIVNFFVPSGGGQWAVQAPVMLDAAQTMDVSVARTALAVAWGDAWTNLIQPFWALPALAIAGLKAKDIMGFCVIVLFVSGTIISLAFLLL, from the coding sequence ATGCAACGTTATTTACCGGATCCATTCTTATTCGTTATTATCTTAACGCTTGTGGTATTCGGGCTTGGACTTATTTTTACTGACAGCAGTCCTGCCGATATGGTACAGCATTGGGGCGGCGGCTTCTGGGGATTGCTAGCCTTCTCTATGCAAATGGTACTTGTTTTGGTAACAGGACATGTATTGGCAAGTAGCCCCATTTTCAAAAGGTTTCTTGGTGCGTTGGCTTCCACAGCTAAAACTCCTGGAAGTGCCATCATTATAGTTACTGTTGTCTCCATTATCGCTAGCTGGATCAACTGGGGCTTCGGATTGGTTATTGGGGCTTTGTTTGCAAAAGAGCTTGCAAAAAGGGTTGAAAATGTGGATTATAGGCTTTTAATTGCAAGCGCTTACAGCGGATTCATTGTTTGGCATGGTGGGTTCTCTGGTTCCATTCCACTTACCATTGCGACAGAAGGTCATTTTGCCGAAGATATGATTGGCGTCATTTCCACCGATCAGACCATCTTTGCACCATTTAACCTTATCATTCTTGCTGCACTTTTTGTGACTTTACCAATATTAAACCGTTTGATGATGCCTTCAAAGGATGAAACGATTACAGTCGATCCTGCGGTATTGGAAGATGCATCAAGTCTGCAGGCAGCCACGGTAGAAACGTCAGCTATGACACCTGCTGAGCGTCTTGAAAATAGCTGGGTTCTCTCACTGATAGTATCTGTTCTCGGACTAGTATTCTTGTTTTACTATTTTGCTGGAAACGGATTTAAATTGAATTTGGATATTGTCAATTTCCTATTCCTGTTCTTAGGAATTCTGTTCCACTGGCGTCCGAAATACTTTCTTGAGGCGGTTACCAATGCTGTCAAGGGAGCAAGCGGCATTATCATCCAATTCCCTTTCTACGCGGGAATTATGGGAATGATGACCTTGTCCGGTCTTGCTGCAGTCATGTCAGAAGCATTCGTTAACATATCGAATGAACATACCTTTCATTTCTTCGCTTTCCTTAGTGCCGGAATTGTGAACTTCTTTGTTCCATCTGGTGGCGGACAATGGGCGGTTCAAGCCCCTGTCATGTTAGATGCAGCGCAAACTATGGATGTTTCCGTCGCAAGAACCGCCCTTGCAGTCGCTTGGGGAGATGCATGGACGAATCTGATCCAACCGTTCTGGGCATTGCCGGCTCTTGCAATCGCTGGCTTAAAGGCGAAAGACATCATGGGCTTTTGTGTGATTGTTCTGTTCGTCAGCGGAACCATTATTTCGTTGGCTTTCCTGCTTCTTTAA
- a CDS encoding sucrose-6-phosphate hydrolase, producing the protein MTEREQELIRLAEEEVEKNIEVVESDPYRLRYHLIPPVGLLNDPNGFIQWNGTYHLFYQWMPFKTGHGAKFWGHYSSEDLVTWKHEPIALAPSEWFEKNGCYSGSAVEHHGKMVLFYTGNVKDADGNRETYQCMAVSEDGVTFDKKGPVVELPEGYTAHFRDPKVWKKGADWYMVVGAQSESLTGKVALLKSSDLKEWQHLGAIAGSGMNGLGDFGYMWECPDLFELDGVDVLVASPQGMEAEGMKYQNVYQSGYFVGELDYASATFDHGDFVELDRGFEFYAPQTTLDGKGRRLMVGWMGVPEQDEDKHPTIAHKWVHALTLPRELKWVDGKLLQVPVEELALMRKDQLVKKIDLQLSGDGIELEIRESKAFEMSLSFKDDVASFEMDLSDTIQLIFDASERVFSLRRKSFVTGEWESRSCSLQELSELRAYVDTSSVEVFLNSGEEVFTARIFPDGHAAGMVTVSGDGTVGEMEVWKIEPE; encoded by the coding sequence ATGACAGAAAGAGAGCAAGAGCTTATTAGACTTGCAGAAGAAGAAGTGGAAAAAAATATAGAGGTTGTCGAGAGCGATCCGTACCGATTACGCTACCACCTCATACCACCTGTCGGCTTATTGAATGATCCGAACGGCTTTATCCAGTGGAACGGTACTTACCATCTTTTCTATCAATGGATGCCGTTCAAAACAGGCCATGGAGCTAAATTTTGGGGGCATTATTCCTCTGAAGATCTTGTGACATGGAAGCATGAGCCGATTGCCTTGGCTCCAAGCGAATGGTTTGAGAAGAATGGATGCTACTCTGGAAGTGCCGTCGAGCATCACGGGAAGATGGTCCTCTTTTACACAGGAAATGTGAAAGATGCCGATGGAAACCGTGAAACCTACCAATGCATGGCCGTTTCAGAAGATGGCGTGACATTTGATAAAAAAGGTCCAGTAGTGGAGTTGCCTGAAGGATATACTGCTCATTTCCGCGATCCGAAAGTGTGGAAAAAAGGTGCAGACTGGTACATGGTTGTTGGTGCACAAAGTGAGAGCCTGACAGGGAAAGTGGCACTTTTGAAGTCATCTGATTTAAAGGAGTGGCAACATCTTGGTGCTATCGCAGGATCTGGAATGAATGGTTTGGGGGACTTCGGCTATATGTGGGAATGCCCTGATTTGTTCGAACTTGATGGTGTCGACGTCTTGGTCGCTTCTCCTCAAGGCATGGAAGCGGAAGGTATGAAATATCAAAACGTGTACCAATCGGGCTATTTTGTTGGGGAGCTTGATTACGCGAGCGCTACATTTGATCATGGTGATTTTGTCGAACTGGATAGAGGCTTTGAATTCTACGCACCCCAAACCACCTTGGATGGAAAGGGTCGCCGTTTGATGGTCGGCTGGATGGGCGTACCTGAACAAGACGAGGACAAGCATCCGACTATTGCCCACAAGTGGGTGCATGCCTTAACCTTGCCACGTGAATTGAAGTGGGTTGATGGGAAGTTGTTGCAGGTGCCGGTGGAAGAGCTGGCTCTTATGAGAAAAGATCAGCTTGTTAAAAAAATTGATTTACAGCTTTCTGGGGACGGAATTGAATTGGAGATTAGGGAGAGTAAAGCATTTGAGATGAGCCTTTCTTTTAAAGATGATGTAGCATCATTTGAGATGGATCTGAGTGATACTATCCAGCTGATTTTTGATGCTTCTGAGAGGGTTTTCTCCCTTCGTCGTAAGAGCTTTGTTACAGGAGAATGGGAAAGTAGAAGCTGTAGTTTGCAGGAATTGTCTGAGCTACGAGCGTATGTGGATACTTCTTCTGTAGAGGTGTTTTTGAACAGTGGGGAAGAGGTATTTACTGCACGGATTTTCCCTGATGGACATGCCGCGGGAATGGTAACGGTGTCCGGTGATGGAACGGTTGGAGAGATGGAGGTTTGGAAAATCGAACCTGAATGA
- a CDS encoding aminoimidazole riboside kinase, whose translation MKEGIISLGEALIDFIPLDPDNISFQKSPGGAPANVAVGVARLEAKSTFIGKVGNDVLGRFLKNTLEDYGVNTSSMLLTDDIRTGVVFVTLENGERSFDFYINPSADRFLTEEEIDEKLFDENKILHFGSISLISEPTRSATIKAVKLAKEKGLTVSYDPNLRLGLWDSEVAAKEQIISMLPYADILKISEEELEFITGEKNIEKGADKLAKYDIPLLLVTLGSEGSYVFTHEGHQHVPARKVTTVDTTGAGDAFVSGILYMANEWDGNISAITLEKAVEMATFASVSGSLAASEKGAMTALPSLEQVQSILAK comes from the coding sequence ATGAAAGAAGGAATCATCTCACTAGGAGAAGCGTTAATAGATTTCATCCCGCTTGACCCGGACAATATCAGCTTTCAAAAAAGTCCAGGGGGAGCACCGGCAAACGTAGCGGTCGGTGTGGCGCGCCTAGAAGCAAAATCCACTTTTATCGGAAAAGTAGGAAACGACGTGCTCGGAAGATTTCTGAAAAATACCTTGGAGGACTACGGAGTTAACACAAGCTCCATGCTGTTAACCGATGATATCCGCACAGGTGTCGTTTTCGTCACATTAGAAAATGGAGAACGCAGCTTTGATTTCTACATCAACCCAAGTGCCGACCGCTTTCTAACAGAAGAAGAAATAGACGAAAAGCTTTTTGATGAAAATAAAATCCTGCATTTCGGTTCCATCTCTCTAATCAGCGAACCAACAAGAAGTGCCACCATCAAAGCGGTGAAGCTTGCTAAAGAAAAAGGCCTGACAGTCTCCTATGATCCAAACTTACGCCTAGGCCTTTGGGACAGTGAAGTAGCGGCAAAAGAACAGATTATTTCCATGCTTCCATATGCCGATATTTTAAAAATATCCGAGGAAGAGCTGGAGTTCATCACTGGTGAGAAGAATATCGAAAAAGGCGCGGACAAGCTTGCGAAGTACGACATTCCTCTTTTACTTGTGACACTTGGTTCAGAAGGCAGTTACGTCTTTACTCATGAAGGCCATCAACATGTGCCGGCACGCAAAGTGACAACAGTGGACACAACAGGAGCAGGAGATGCCTTTGTCTCCGGAATTCTCTACATGGCAAACGAGTGGGATGGGAATATTTCCGCTATTACTCTTGAAAAAGCAGTGGAAATGGCAACTTTCGCTAGTGTTTCCGGATCGCTTGCTGCCTCTGAAAAAGGTGCAATGACAGCACTTCCTTCATTAGAGCAGGTTCAATCAATCTTAGCAAAATAA
- a CDS encoding sucrose-specific PTS transporter subunit IIBC produces MNYNKIAKDLIPLLGGADNVISATHCATRLRLVLKDDEKATANRDKIEELDGVKGAFASSGQFQVIFGTGIVNKVYAEFAEEVGLKEKDTQDHAEAAKKKMNPFARFARTLSNIFVPIIPAIVASGLLMGLLGMVTTFGWVADDSSLVKMLNMFSSAAFIILPILLGYSAAKEFGGNPFLGAVIGGIMTHPDLLNPWGLAEANPEYMDFMGLDIALIGYQGTVVPVLLAVFVMSFIEKNLRKIVPSAVDLLVTPFVTVILTGFITLLAIGPLGNAIGSGITVVLNFVYDYGSVFAGLIFGGLYSLIVITGVHHSFHAIEAGLLAELGFNYLLPIWSMANVAQGGAGLAVYFLAKRAKTKELALPAALSAFLGITEPVIFGVNLRYRKPFIGAAIGGALGGAYVVFTNVVANAYGLTGIPMIAILVEFGTVNVVNYLIGFAIAVVGAFVATWFMGIKEEDVK; encoded by the coding sequence ATGAATTATAACAAGATAGCGAAAGACTTGATCCCGCTCCTTGGTGGAGCAGACAATGTCATCAGTGCCACACATTGCGCGACTCGTCTAAGACTTGTGTTAAAAGATGATGAAAAAGCAACAGCAAACCGCGACAAAATAGAAGAGCTGGACGGAGTGAAAGGGGCATTTGCAAGCTCCGGTCAATTCCAAGTAATTTTCGGCACAGGAATCGTGAACAAAGTGTACGCGGAATTTGCAGAAGAAGTGGGCCTCAAGGAAAAAGACACGCAAGACCATGCAGAAGCGGCGAAAAAGAAAATGAACCCGTTCGCGCGTTTCGCAAGAACATTATCTAACATTTTCGTACCAATCATCCCTGCCATCGTGGCAAGTGGTCTGTTAATGGGGCTACTCGGAATGGTGACAACATTTGGCTGGGTCGCTGATGATAGCTCCCTTGTAAAAATGCTGAATATGTTCTCCAGCGCAGCCTTCATTATTCTCCCGATTTTGCTAGGCTATAGTGCTGCAAAAGAATTTGGTGGAAATCCGTTCCTTGGAGCAGTTATCGGGGGAATCATGACACACCCTGACCTCCTGAATCCTTGGGGACTTGCAGAAGCAAACCCTGAATACATGGATTTCATGGGGCTTGATATCGCGTTAATTGGATACCAAGGAACCGTTGTACCGGTACTTCTTGCCGTATTTGTGATGAGCTTTATTGAAAAGAATCTGCGTAAAATCGTACCGAGCGCAGTAGATTTACTCGTCACACCATTTGTGACCGTCATCTTGACTGGATTTATCACGCTACTTGCCATCGGGCCGCTTGGAAATGCCATCGGTTCCGGCATCACGGTTGTACTGAACTTTGTTTACGACTATGGTAGTGTCTTTGCCGGACTAATTTTTGGCGGATTGTACTCTCTGATCGTTATCACAGGTGTTCACCACAGTTTCCATGCTATTGAAGCAGGACTTCTTGCAGAACTCGGTTTCAACTATCTCTTGCCGATCTGGTCTATGGCCAATGTGGCACAAGGTGGAGCAGGGCTTGCTGTTTATTTCCTGGCAAAACGTGCGAAAACGAAAGAACTGGCATTGCCTGCAGCGCTTTCTGCCTTTTTAGGAATTACAGAACCAGTAATCTTCGGGGTTAACTTGAGATACCGTAAGCCGTTTATCGGAGCTGCCATTGGTGGCGCGTTAGGTGGAGCTTATGTTGTGTTTACGAATGTTGTCGCGAACGCATACGGCCTGACAGGGATTCCGATGATTGCCATCCTGGTGGAGTTTGGAACGGTCAATGTCGTGAACTACCTGATCGGATTCGCCATCGCGGTCGTAGGTGCCTTTGTCGCAACCTGGTTCATGGGCATTAAGGAAGAAGACGTAAAGTAA
- a CDS encoding PRD domain-containing protein — MRISKVLNNNSVVVKEDDQEKIVMGLGVGFQKRKNDLIDRSKIEKIFVMKEESDKFQELLSTLPVEHIDVAEEIISYAEGQLMVPLSNHIHISLTDHLSFAIERLEKGYTIQNKLLNEIRVLYKPEFEIGQWAQGLIKERLGVSIPDDEVGHIALHLHTAKMGSKSMENTMQLASIIRDAIEIIEKEFNVVIEETSINYQRLLTHLRFAINRVEEGEPFHSMDPEMLELFQMKFAKAFGTAQKIADFLEAEYSIHFPLSEVGYITLHIQRLTGK, encoded by the coding sequence TTGAGAATAAGTAAAGTGTTAAACAACAACTCAGTTGTCGTCAAAGAGGATGACCAGGAAAAGATCGTGATGGGTCTTGGTGTCGGTTTCCAAAAGCGGAAGAACGATTTGATCGATCGCAGTAAAATTGAAAAGATCTTTGTGATGAAAGAGGAAAGCGACAAGTTCCAGGAGTTACTTTCCACCCTTCCTGTCGAGCATATAGATGTGGCAGAGGAAATTATCAGCTATGCAGAAGGACAGCTGATGGTTCCGTTGAGCAACCACATCCATATCTCTTTGACAGACCATCTTTCTTTTGCAATTGAACGCTTGGAAAAAGGATATACCATCCAGAATAAATTGCTGAATGAAATAAGGGTTCTTTATAAGCCGGAATTCGAAATCGGACAATGGGCGCAAGGGTTGATCAAGGAACGATTAGGCGTCAGCATTCCAGATGATGAAGTGGGACATATTGCGTTGCATCTTCACACGGCGAAAATGGGCTCCAAAAGCATGGAAAACACGATGCAGCTCGCTTCCATCATCCGCGATGCGATCGAGATAATCGAGAAGGAATTCAATGTCGTGATAGAAGAAACCTCCATCAATTATCAACGGTTGCTGACACATCTTCGGTTCGCGATTAATCGTGTGGAAGAGGGAGAGCCTTTTCATTCCATGGATCCCGAAATGCTCGAATTATTTCAGATGAAATTTGCAAAGGCATTTGGCACGGCGCAAAAGATTGCGGATTTTTTAGAGGCAGAATATAGCATCCATTTTCCTTTATCAGAGGTAGGGTACATCACGCTCCATATCCAAAGATTAACAGGAAAATAA
- a CDS encoding PTS sugar transporter subunit IIA has product MSFFKKLFGGKEETKTEEILVAPITGKIVPLEEVPDPVFAQKMMGDGIAIEPTEGTVVSPVNGEIVQFFPTKHAIGIKSETGVEVLIHVGLETVGMKGEGFEGLVEVGDKVKVGTPLLTFNIDLINEKAKSIITPVILTNGDIIDTVTKHAVKTTTKGETALIDWNIKA; this is encoded by the coding sequence ATGTCATTTTTCAAAAAACTATTCGGTGGTAAAGAAGAAACCAAAACAGAAGAGATCCTGGTAGCACCTATTACAGGGAAAATTGTTCCACTTGAAGAAGTTCCAGACCCTGTATTTGCGCAAAAAATGATGGGCGACGGCATCGCAATCGAGCCGACAGAAGGAACGGTTGTTTCCCCTGTGAACGGAGAAATCGTTCAATTTTTCCCCACAAAACATGCGATCGGAATCAAGTCAGAAACAGGTGTGGAAGTACTGATCCACGTAGGTCTTGAAACAGTTGGCATGAAAGGGGAGGGCTTTGAAGGACTTGTAGAAGTAGGCGACAAAGTAAAAGTCGGTACTCCACTTTTAACTTTTAATATCGACCTTATTAATGAAAAAGCAAAAAGCATCATCACACCTGTTATCCTGACAAATGGGGATATCATTGATACAGTGACCAAGCATGCTGTCAAAACAACAACAAAAGGGGAAACAGCATTGATAGATTGGAATATAAAAGCGTAA
- a CDS encoding carbon-nitrogen hydrolase family protein, which translates to MKFRASAVQYPLHTISSFDEFANQVIHYVKTAAEFDADFVLFPEFLTTQLISFPVDGREQTIHDLPKYTEHYQQLFSGIAIQTGMHIIGGTHIIEKEGKLYNAAHLFYPDGRIATQAKLHLTPTEVYEWGLTPGEDLQIFHTDFGTISMLTCYDIEFPEAVRLVKAMGADVVFCPSCTDDRHGFHRVRYSCHARTIENQIYVVTTGTIGSLPTVDFMRGNFGQAAIISPNDVPFPPRGIVAEGELNTDMIVTGDLDLTLLHKVREAGSVTTWRDRRNDLYPDWEKLVKGTLTY; encoded by the coding sequence ATGAAGTTTCGTGCTTCTGCCGTGCAATATCCATTGCACACGATCTCAAGCTTTGATGAGTTTGCGAATCAAGTCATTCATTATGTGAAAACTGCCGCTGAATTTGATGCGGATTTTGTCCTGTTCCCGGAGTTTTTGACAACCCAACTAATTTCTTTCCCTGTGGATGGGAGAGAGCAGACGATTCATGATTTGCCTAAATACACGGAACACTACCAGCAACTTTTCAGCGGTATTGCCATACAAACCGGAATGCATATCATCGGTGGAACACATATCATTGAAAAAGAAGGCAAACTTTACAACGCAGCCCACCTCTTTTACCCTGATGGCCGCATCGCCACACAAGCAAAGCTGCATTTAACACCAACGGAAGTGTATGAATGGGGTCTGACCCCTGGTGAGGATTTGCAGATCTTCCATACTGATTTTGGCACCATTTCAATGCTCACATGTTACGACATTGAGTTTCCGGAAGCGGTAAGGCTTGTGAAGGCGATGGGGGCGGATGTGGTGTTTTGTCCTTCCTGCACAGATGACCGTCACGGATTCCACCGCGTGAGATATTCTTGTCATGCGCGCACGATTGAAAACCAAATTTATGTGGTGACAACAGGGACAATTGGTTCCTTGCCAACTGTTGACTTTATGCGTGGCAACTTTGGACAGGCTGCCATCATCTCACCAAACGATGTTCCATTCCCTCCACGAGGCATTGTGGCGGAAGGGGAGCTGAACACAGATATGATCGTAACAGGTGACCTAGACCTGACCCTTTTACACAAAGTAAGGGAAGCGGGATCTGTTACCACCTGGAGAGACCGCCGCAACGACCTGTATCCGGACTGGGAAAAGCTAGTCAAAGGCACCCTCACGTATTAA